In Rosa chinensis cultivar Old Blush chromosome 1, RchiOBHm-V2, whole genome shotgun sequence, a genomic segment contains:
- the LOC112192212 gene encoding NAC domain-containing protein 53, translating into MGRQSSQSLAPGFRFHPTGEELVWYYLKRKVAGKSFRFDAISVVDIYKIEPWDLPGKSKLKSRDTEWYFFSLLDKKYGNSSRTNRATEKGYWKTTGKDRPVCHNSRAVGMKKTLVFHSGRAPKGARTNWVMHEYRLDNQELEKAGIIEKDAYVLCRIFQKSGTGPKNGEQYGAPFIEEEWDEEDEVYGPGEEAIANEVAVSGGPYTEANELSDGGYVEAIDLDQIDTGVPESGPRPLNFYHGETSNYIEQSGDLVEDAAKTAVGAGETLEYCEEQKYFDLPEQYEMEAKPVKVEYLTSDYHDNQNFFNLPEYYETETKEVKDEYVEPSHNMNPVDVSYSLNDPYLNATENPPFGDGQFLETNDLSIPANPVEPNSAGFDMLDEYLTYFDADDDISQYIDFDSCGMLGNENTVPSEPLVEQSVMGETQPLSTGSQHLVEAHDVNDASSSKQKPDMKFVSDGKFPFITKASHMLGSIPAPPAFASEFPPKDAIRRLNSEVASSSSVHAGMIRIRDITSSDNRVEWSIGKDGVVNLVFSVQLPQSDVTSSNLVPMGGSVSGKTGSVVMRGWFLFMFFWVLFISISFKIGSYIYAK; encoded by the exons ATGGGCCGTCAGTCTTCGCAATCGCTCGCTCCCGGGTTCCGATTCCACCCCACCGGTGAAGAACTTGTCTGGTACTATCTGAAGCGcaaggtcgccggaaaatctTTCCGCTTCGACGCCATCTCCGTCGTCGATATCTACAAGATCGAGCCTTGGGACCTCCCTG GGAAGTCGAAGCTGAAAAGCAGGGACACGGAGTGGTACTTCTTCAGTCTTCTGGACAAGAAGTATGGAAATTCGTCGAGGACGAATCGGGCTACCGAAAAAGGGTACTGGAAGACTACTGGGAAGGATCGACCCGTTTGCCATAATTCCAGGGCGGTGGGGATGAAGAAGACCCTTGTTTTCCACAGTGGCCGGGCCCCCAAAGGTGCCAGGACCAATTGGGTTATGCATGAGTACCGCCTCGATAACCAGGAATTGGAGAAAGCTGGAATAATAGAG AAAGATGCGTATGTGCTCTGTAGGATATTCCAGAAGAGTGGTACTGGGCCCAAGAATGGGGAGCAGTATGGTGCTCCATTTATTGAGGAGGAatgggatgaagaagatgaggttTATGGACCTGGTGAAGAGGCTATTGCTAATGAAGTAGCAGTCAGCGGTGGGCCGTATACTGAAGCAAATGAGCTCAGCGATGGGGGATATGTTGAGGCAATTGACCTTGATCAG ATTGACACAGGTGTTCCTGAAAGTGGTCCTCGTCCATTGAACTTCTATCATGGGGAGACAAGCAATTATATTGAGCAATCTGGGGACTTAGTTGAAGATGCTGCAAAGACTGCAGTAGGCGCTGGGGAAACTCTGGAATATTGCGAAGAGCAGAAGTACTTTGACTTACCAGAGCAGTATGAGATGGAAGCAAAGCCTGTCAAAGTTGAATACTTAACTTCGGACTACCATGACAACCAGAATTTCTTCAACTTACCAGAGTATTATGAGACAGAAACAAAAGAGGTCAAAGATGAATATGTTGAACCAAGCCATAATATGAATCCTGTGGATGTTAGCTACTCACTCAATGATCCATATTTAAATGCTACTGAAAACCCGCCATTCGGTGACGGGCAATTCTTAGAAACTAATGATCTTTCAATTCCAGCCAATCCAGTTGAGCCAAATTCTGCAGGCTTTGATATGCTTGATGAGTACCTTACATACTTTGATGCGGATGATGACATCTCTCAGTACATTGATTTTGATTCTTGTGGAATGCTGGGGAATGAAAATACTGTTCCTAGTGAACCTCTGGTTGAGCAG TCTGTTATGGGTGAAACGCAGCCACTATCCACAGGAAGCCAACATCTTGTAGAGGCACATGATGTCAATGATGCATCTTCATCAAAACAAAAGCCGGACATGAAATTTGTATCAG ATGGCAAGTTTCCATTCATCACAAAGGCGAGTCACATGTTGGGCAGTATACCTGCTCCTCCTGCATTTGCTTCAGAGTTCCCTCCTAAAGATGCAATCCGTCGGTTGAATTCGGAAGTAGCATCCTCAAGTTCAGTTCATGCTGGCATGATCAGAATAAGAGACATAACTTCAAGCGACAACAGGGTGGAGTGGTCTATTGGTAAGGATGGGGTTGTCAACCTTGTGTTTTCTGTTCAGCTGCCGCAAAGTGATGTCACTTCTTCCAACCTGGTACCAATGGGTGGCTCAGTCTCTGGCAAGACAGGATCTGTGGTCATGCGGGGCTGGTTTCTGTTCATGTTCTTCTGGGTCCTATTTATTTCCATCAGTTTCAAAATCGGGAGCTATATATATGCCAAGTGA